The Verrucomicrobium spinosum DSM 4136 = JCM 18804 genome includes a region encoding these proteins:
- a CDS encoding PVC-type heme-binding CxxCH protein codes for MPRLVPFLLCTPLLTAALLAQAPAADPDGQPPAGNDEVRKIMETFTGRGTLKDGSPPTPPKEALSKFQLRKGLAIDLMASEPGVEQPLCMTWDSRGRLWVTLYRQYQFPAGLKIVKYDQHLRAVFDRVPEPPPKGPKGADKVVVLEDTNGDGELDSQKTVIEGLNIATSALAGNGGIWVMNPPYLLFYPDANRDDVPDGDPEVHLSGFGLEDTHAVANSLRFGPDGWLYGANGSTTTGNVSSKVTKNVKWEGQCLWRYHPGTHVFEIYGEGSGNPFSLEIDAKGRYFASTNGSQRGMHYDQGMYGEKNFGKHGPLTNSYAFGWFPHMETKGDGKRFSQAICVYDGDLMADTLGGRYIAANSLQNMIYVSQLIPATSTYRAEDEPPLLTSTDRWFRPVDCKVAPDGGIYLADWYDTRLSHVRPVDDWHKTSGRIYRIRPEDKKPALKPFDLHTLPASDLVAKLDHPNRWFRQQAALELGWRKESSVLAAVKAKALDPKNAHAFDALSALLMLGGLDEETALDLLRHPDPYVRRWTVHSLGDRGNLSTQTVAAMKQLATTDPHPEVRTQLVSSAKRLPAEACLAITHASLLRPDAAEDARLPLMIWWAVESKAVSDREAVLALLKDDQLWNLPVAQKQVISHLAQRWAMAGGPENYDACAKLLTLAKGEKNRSLVVEGIAAAFEGGKMPELPPAIQEPMQAFLKSRLDTDLSLAVKAGNAEAAAKALMIVQDKTAPTEKRAALIQVLADTGNAAVVPAMLSILSDASSTGLKKAVLPLAAKFDERRLPQAVIKGYESRYAGDKTLRDAAHRMLISRRDWAGLFLKEVDEWRIKSADVAPDVVSQLAAYSAPEFDASIKKHWPPKSAALTDSQKQADLQRIKTALAGGSGDVEKGKVHYAQRCAVCHTLFNEGGKIGPDLTGYERGNVEFWLTGVLAPSIEIREGFGAYIAKLKNGQVMMGIMEKQDAGGVTLKDMAGQRHTARTEELESLEASPMSMMPEGLFGGMSDADLRDFFAYLMKES; via the coding sequence ATGCCGAGACTAGTTCCGTTTCTCCTTTGCACTCCCCTTTTGACTGCCGCGCTCCTGGCGCAGGCCCCCGCCGCTGATCCAGACGGCCAGCCCCCCGCAGGCAATGACGAAGTGCGGAAGATCATGGAGACCTTCACCGGCAGAGGGACGCTCAAGGACGGCTCGCCCCCGACGCCTCCCAAGGAGGCCCTGAGCAAGTTCCAGCTCCGCAAGGGGCTCGCGATCGATCTCATGGCCTCCGAGCCGGGTGTGGAGCAACCTCTCTGCATGACCTGGGACTCCCGCGGCCGGCTCTGGGTCACGCTTTACCGCCAGTACCAGTTCCCCGCCGGGCTCAAAATCGTGAAATACGACCAGCACCTCCGGGCCGTTTTTGACCGCGTGCCCGAACCGCCACCGAAGGGACCCAAGGGGGCCGACAAGGTGGTGGTGCTGGAGGATACCAATGGCGACGGGGAGCTGGACTCCCAGAAGACCGTGATCGAGGGCCTGAACATCGCCACCTCCGCCCTGGCGGGGAATGGCGGCATCTGGGTGATGAATCCACCTTACCTGCTCTTCTACCCGGATGCGAACCGGGACGACGTGCCCGATGGCGATCCCGAGGTGCACCTGAGTGGCTTCGGCCTGGAGGACACGCATGCGGTGGCCAACAGCCTGCGTTTTGGCCCTGATGGCTGGCTCTACGGCGCAAACGGCAGCACGACCACGGGCAATGTCAGCAGCAAGGTGACCAAGAACGTGAAATGGGAGGGCCAGTGCCTGTGGCGCTACCACCCCGGCACGCATGTCTTTGAAATCTACGGCGAAGGCTCGGGCAACCCCTTCAGCCTGGAGATTGATGCCAAGGGGCGCTACTTTGCCAGCACCAATGGCAGCCAGCGCGGCATGCACTATGACCAGGGCATGTACGGGGAGAAGAACTTCGGCAAACACGGGCCCCTCACGAACTCGTACGCCTTTGGCTGGTTCCCCCACATGGAGACCAAGGGCGATGGGAAGCGCTTTTCCCAGGCTATCTGCGTGTACGATGGTGACCTCATGGCCGACACGCTGGGTGGCCGCTACATCGCGGCCAACTCACTCCAGAACATGATCTATGTGAGCCAGTTGATTCCTGCAACCTCCACGTATCGCGCCGAGGATGAACCGCCCCTGCTCACCAGCACGGACCGCTGGTTCCGCCCCGTGGACTGCAAGGTGGCCCCCGACGGCGGCATCTACCTGGCCGACTGGTATGACACCCGCCTGAGCCACGTACGACCAGTGGATGACTGGCACAAGACCAGCGGGCGCATCTACCGCATCCGCCCTGAGGACAAGAAGCCAGCGCTGAAGCCGTTCGATTTGCACACCCTCCCGGCCTCTGATCTGGTGGCGAAGCTGGACCACCCGAACCGCTGGTTCCGCCAGCAGGCGGCGCTGGAGTTGGGCTGGAGGAAGGAGAGCAGCGTGCTGGCAGCGGTGAAGGCCAAGGCCCTCGATCCCAAGAATGCGCATGCCTTTGACGCTCTGTCTGCGCTGCTGATGCTGGGCGGTCTGGACGAGGAAACGGCCCTGGATCTGCTGCGCCACCCTGATCCCTATGTGCGCCGTTGGACGGTACACAGCCTCGGCGATCGCGGGAATTTGAGCACACAGACGGTGGCAGCGATGAAACAACTCGCCACGACGGATCCCCACCCCGAGGTACGCACCCAGCTCGTCAGCAGCGCCAAGCGGTTGCCGGCGGAAGCCTGCCTGGCCATCACCCACGCAAGCCTGCTGCGGCCCGACGCCGCAGAAGATGCACGCCTGCCGCTCATGATCTGGTGGGCGGTGGAGAGCAAGGCGGTGTCAGATCGCGAGGCGGTGCTGGCACTGCTGAAGGATGACCAGCTCTGGAACTTGCCCGTGGCCCAGAAACAGGTGATCTCCCATCTCGCCCAACGCTGGGCGATGGCCGGAGGCCCGGAGAACTATGATGCCTGTGCCAAACTGCTGACCCTGGCCAAGGGCGAGAAGAATCGCTCGCTTGTGGTGGAGGGCATCGCAGCCGCGTTTGAAGGCGGCAAGATGCCAGAGCTTCCTCCCGCTATTCAGGAACCCATGCAAGCCTTCCTCAAGAGCCGTCTGGATACGGATTTGAGCCTGGCAGTAAAGGCAGGGAATGCGGAGGCTGCCGCCAAGGCGCTGATGATTGTGCAGGACAAGACCGCGCCAACGGAGAAACGCGCGGCATTGATCCAGGTGCTGGCCGATACCGGCAACGCGGCGGTGGTGCCCGCAATGCTGAGCATTCTGAGTGACGCGAGCAGCACTGGTCTGAAGAAGGCCGTACTCCCCCTGGCAGCGAAGTTTGACGAGCGTCGTTTGCCGCAGGCGGTGATCAAGGGCTACGAGTCCCGCTATGCCGGTGACAAGACCCTGCGCGATGCCGCGCACCGCATGCTCATCAGCCGACGCGACTGGGCTGGCCTTTTCCTCAAGGAAGTGGATGAATGGCGCATCAAGAGCGCCGATGTAGCCCCTGACGTGGTAAGCCAGCTCGCGGCGTATTCGGCACCGGAATTCGACGCCTCCATCAAGAAACACTGGCCACCGAAGAGCGCAGCACTCACGGACAGCCAGAAGCAGGCGGACCTGCAGCGCATCAAGACCGCACTCGCAGGCGGGTCCGGGGATGTCGAGAAAGGCAAGGTGCATTACGCCCAACGCTGCGCTGTCTGCCACACCCTCTTCAATGAAGGCGGCAAGATTGGTCCCGACCTTACCGGCTATGAACGCGGCAATGTCGAGTTCTGGCTCACCGGCGTGCTCGCACCGAGCATCGAGATCCGCGAAGGGTTCGGCGCGTACATCGCCAAACTCAAGAACGGCCAGGTGATGATGGGCATCATGGAGAAGCAGGACGCCGGCGGGGTCACCCTCAAGGACATGGCGGGCCAGCGCCATACCGCCAGGACCGAGGAACTGGAGAGCCTCGAAGCGTCTCCGATGTCAATGATGCCAGAAGGCTTGTTCGGAGGCATGAGCGATGCCGATCTTCGGGATTTCTTTGCCTATCTGATGAAGGAAAGCTGA
- a CDS encoding SDR family NAD(P)-dependent oxidoreductase: MLPFSLTGQTAIVTGGGTGLGLGITRCLVQAGARVVITGRRPDVLQDGAAQLGDAVVPMVVDVTDTKVLPDFVREVEAKIGTPSILVNNAGVHVKKPALEMTDEDFDSVLRTHLTGAFALTRAVAPGMLAQQRGSLVFVSSMTAYMGMPLVTGYATAKTGVIGMVRTLSAEFAPKGVRVNAVAPGWIDTPMLRKAISADAERERKIRGRIQIEGFGAPEDVGWAVVYLCSEAARYVTGVILPIDGGGHASF, encoded by the coding sequence ATGCTTCCGTTTTCCCTCACAGGTCAGACCGCCATTGTCACCGGTGGTGGCACTGGGCTAGGTCTCGGCATCACCCGCTGTCTGGTGCAGGCAGGGGCACGGGTGGTCATCACCGGGCGGCGTCCAGATGTCCTCCAGGACGGTGCGGCCCAGCTCGGCGACGCGGTGGTGCCCATGGTCGTAGATGTGACTGACACCAAGGTTCTGCCGGATTTTGTCCGTGAAGTGGAAGCCAAAATCGGCACCCCGTCCATTCTGGTGAACAACGCTGGCGTGCATGTGAAGAAACCCGCGCTGGAGATGACGGATGAAGATTTCGACTCCGTTTTGCGCACGCACCTGACCGGTGCCTTTGCCCTCACCCGCGCCGTCGCCCCTGGTATGCTCGCGCAGCAGCGGGGCAGCCTCGTTTTCGTCAGTTCCATGACGGCCTACATGGGCATGCCCCTGGTCACCGGCTACGCCACGGCCAAGACTGGCGTCATCGGCATGGTCCGCACCCTGTCTGCCGAGTTCGCCCCCAAAGGTGTGCGGGTGAATGCCGTCGCCCCGGGCTGGATCGATACCCCCATGCTGCGCAAGGCCATCAGCGCCGATGCCGAACGTGAGCGCAAGATCCGCGGCCGCATTCAGATCGAAGGCTTTGGCGCTCCGGAAGACGTTGGATGGGCCGTGGTGTACCTCTGCTCTGAGGCTGCTCGTTATGTCACCGGCGTGATTCTCCCCATTGATGGAGGTGGACACGCCAGTTTTTAG
- a CDS encoding zinc-binding alcohol dehydrogenase family protein produces the protein MKALSLSAPRKFDVIDLPEPAEPGPYEALVRIHAVGVCGTDISGYLGKMPFIEHPRILGHELGVEVVAVGDEVTHVKAGDRCAVEPYLNCGECHACARGHTNCCENLKVLGVHIDGGLRSHLVLPADKLHPAEGLSYEQLALVETLGIGCHAVNRVCPHSDESVLVLGAGPIGLSVMEFVRLAGAKMHVIEPDETRRAFVSKNHPKAKVHAPLEPEAFFKQNDGRGADIVFDATGNADSMARSFEYAAFAGALVWVGITAKTVPFDDALFHRRELTLLASRNAIPSDFNRILRLMKEGHLDTTPWITHRASFEEAPKKFASWSKPGSGVVKAVVQV, from the coding sequence ATGAAGGCTCTTTCTCTTTCCGCCCCTCGCAAGTTTGACGTGATCGACCTCCCGGAGCCCGCCGAACCGGGGCCGTACGAAGCGCTGGTGAGGATTCACGCCGTAGGCGTATGCGGCACAGATATCAGCGGCTACCTGGGAAAGATGCCCTTCATCGAGCATCCCCGCATCCTCGGTCACGAACTCGGTGTGGAAGTAGTGGCCGTGGGGGATGAGGTCACGCACGTGAAAGCCGGTGACCGTTGCGCCGTAGAGCCCTACCTCAACTGCGGCGAGTGTCATGCCTGCGCCCGCGGTCACACCAACTGCTGTGAGAACCTCAAGGTCCTCGGCGTGCACATTGATGGCGGCCTGCGTTCCCACTTGGTGCTTCCCGCAGACAAGTTGCACCCCGCGGAAGGCCTGAGCTACGAGCAGCTCGCCCTCGTGGAGACCCTCGGCATCGGCTGTCACGCGGTAAATCGCGTGTGCCCGCACTCTGATGAAAGCGTGTTGGTGCTGGGTGCTGGCCCCATCGGGCTGAGCGTCATGGAGTTCGTCCGCCTGGCAGGGGCAAAGATGCATGTCATTGAGCCAGATGAAACCCGTCGGGCGTTTGTGTCCAAGAATCATCCCAAGGCCAAGGTGCATGCTCCTTTGGAGCCGGAAGCCTTTTTTAAACAAAACGACGGTCGTGGTGCCGACATCGTCTTCGATGCCACCGGCAACGCCGACAGCATGGCCCGCAGCTTTGAATACGCCGCCTTCGCCGGTGCCCTGGTCTGGGTCGGTATCACCGCGAAGACGGTGCCGTTCGATGACGCCCTGTTTCATCGTCGTGAACTCACCCTCCTCGCCTCTCGCAACGCCATCCCCAGCGACTTCAACCGCATCCTGCGGCTCATGAAGGAGGGCCACCTCGACACCACGCCCTGGATCACGCACCGCGCCAGCTTTGAGGAAGCCCCGAAGAAATTTGCCTCCTGGAGCAAGCCCGGCAGCGGCGTGGTGAAGGCCGTGGTGCAGGTCTAG
- the ilvE gene encoding branched-chain-amino-acid transaminase, translating into MSQAPLIYLDGKLLPESEAKISVFDHGLLYGDGVFEGIRFYNGRVFRLTEHLVRLFESARSICLNMPLTFEELEKATLDTVAANNLRDGYIRLVVTRGVGSLGLNPYQCPKASVFIIAGSISLYPAEKYEKGLTMVTCATRRPAPAALSPQVKSLNYLNNVMAKIEAIQGGGEEGVMLNEQGYVAECTGDNLFIVKKGKVYTPPISAGGLDGITRGVAIELLAELGVPVIESNLTRHDIFVAEECFLTGTAAEVIAAVVLDRRVIGDGKPGPLTQKLVAKFKALANSTGTPVVYPA; encoded by the coding sequence ATGTCCCAGGCTCCCCTCATCTATCTTGACGGCAAACTCCTTCCCGAATCGGAAGCGAAGATCAGCGTGTTCGACCACGGTCTTCTGTATGGGGACGGCGTCTTTGAGGGGATTCGCTTTTACAACGGTCGTGTCTTCCGCCTTACCGAGCACTTGGTGCGCCTTTTCGAGTCTGCTCGCTCCATCTGTCTGAACATGCCCCTTACGTTTGAGGAGCTGGAGAAGGCCACGCTGGATACGGTGGCGGCCAACAATTTGCGCGATGGCTACATCCGCCTTGTGGTGACCCGCGGCGTGGGCTCCCTGGGCCTGAATCCTTACCAGTGTCCCAAGGCCAGTGTGTTCATCATCGCGGGCTCCATCAGCCTGTATCCCGCTGAGAAATACGAAAAAGGCCTCACCATGGTGACCTGCGCGACCCGTCGCCCGGCTCCCGCGGCGCTCAGCCCGCAGGTGAAGTCCTTGAATTATCTCAACAACGTCATGGCCAAGATTGAGGCCATCCAGGGCGGCGGTGAGGAAGGCGTGATGCTCAATGAGCAGGGCTACGTGGCCGAGTGCACTGGGGACAACCTTTTCATCGTGAAAAAAGGGAAGGTTTACACCCCCCCGATCTCCGCAGGCGGACTGGACGGCATCACGCGCGGGGTGGCCATTGAGCTCCTTGCAGAGCTGGGTGTGCCCGTCATTGAATCCAACCTCACCCGCCATGACATCTTCGTGGCAGAGGAGTGCTTCCTCACGGGCACCGCTGCTGAGGTGATCGCCGCTGTGGTGCTGGATCGCCGCGTCATCGGCGATGGCAAGCCCGGCCCCCTCACGCAGAAGTTGGTGGCCAAATTCAAGGCCCTGGCCAACTCCACCGGCACTCCGGTCGTCTATCCTGCGTAA
- a CDS encoding protein arginine kinase, whose protein sequence is MRFTTLLKNPADWMQGRGPHSDIVMTSRIRLARNLRGWSFPGWSSERQRVDLMNEVRPIVAGLPEMKDGFNEEYPNLTKTKKQVLVERHLVSREHAARSTGCAILIDRRQSLAIMVNEEDHFRMQGIRAGLDLRTAYELVNRVDSELENFLPYAYDSRLGYLTACPTNVGTGMRASAMLHLPALVLTEQIKQVMNAVSKIGLAVRGLYGEGTEALGNLFQVSNQHTLGETESELISRIEGVAEHIVQAENNAREKLLHESPTMLRDQVGRAYATLRFAHILNSKEALTQLSLLRLGADLDLVTTCDRGLLDALLLEIQPAHLQLAAQRELSPEERDTRRAEITRQLLKSVPEPLNVSLDSAENAPPPESDDE, encoded by the coding sequence ATGCGATTTACCACCCTCCTGAAGAACCCCGCAGACTGGATGCAGGGCCGCGGACCGCACTCCGACATCGTCATGACGTCGCGGATCCGGCTGGCGCGCAACCTGCGCGGCTGGTCGTTTCCGGGCTGGTCTTCAGAGCGCCAGCGGGTGGACCTCATGAACGAGGTGCGCCCCATTGTGGCAGGACTGCCGGAGATGAAGGACGGCTTCAATGAGGAGTACCCCAATCTCACAAAAACCAAGAAGCAGGTGCTCGTAGAGCGCCACCTCGTGAGCCGGGAGCACGCCGCCCGGTCCACAGGGTGCGCCATCCTCATCGACCGCCGCCAGAGCCTGGCCATCATGGTCAACGAAGAAGACCATTTCCGCATGCAAGGGATCCGGGCGGGTCTGGACCTGCGCACCGCCTATGAGCTGGTGAACCGGGTGGACTCGGAGCTGGAGAACTTCCTGCCCTATGCCTACGATTCCCGTCTGGGCTACCTCACCGCCTGCCCCACCAACGTCGGCACCGGCATGCGCGCCTCTGCCATGCTGCACCTGCCCGCGCTCGTGCTTACGGAGCAGATCAAGCAGGTGATGAACGCCGTCAGCAAGATCGGTCTGGCCGTGCGCGGCCTCTATGGCGAGGGCACCGAGGCCCTGGGCAACCTTTTTCAGGTCTCCAACCAACATACGCTGGGGGAAACTGAGTCCGAGCTCATCAGCCGCATCGAAGGCGTGGCAGAGCATATCGTGCAGGCAGAGAACAACGCCCGCGAGAAGCTCCTCCACGAGAGCCCCACCATGCTGCGGGATCAGGTGGGCCGTGCCTATGCAACGCTGCGCTTCGCCCATATTCTGAATTCCAAGGAAGCACTCACCCAGCTCTCCTTGTTGCGCTTGGGGGCCGATCTGGACCTCGTCACCACGTGTGACCGCGGCCTGCTGGATGCCCTGTTGCTGGAGATCCAGCCTGCGCACCTGCAGCTCGCCGCCCAGCGTGAGCTCTCCCCGGAAGAGCGGGACACGCGTCGGGCTGAAATTACCCGTCAGCTATTGAAATCCGTTCCTGAGCCTCTTAACGTATCCTTAGACAGCGCTGAAAATGCGCCACCCCCTGAATCCGATGATGAATAA
- a CDS encoding UvrB/UvrC motif-containing protein, whose product MKCDMCDNEATVFLTQIVDGKMTQVNLCDKCSKEKGVTDPTGFQLADFLLGNAAQKKTRQSSAEDDTLACPECGFTRAHLKKIGRMGCPECYLTFGDDMDNMLRAMHKGTRHVGKVPGRQVAPTPHASSGAAPAPAPKAERPAPPATPPPPPAPAPVSPKKKLADLKAAIDRAVMEERYEDAARLRDEVRAIESKA is encoded by the coding sequence ATGAAGTGCGACATGTGCGACAACGAAGCGACCGTTTTCCTGACCCAGATCGTGGACGGGAAGATGACGCAGGTGAATTTGTGCGACAAGTGCTCCAAGGAAAAGGGGGTCACTGACCCAACCGGATTTCAATTGGCGGACTTCCTCCTGGGGAATGCCGCGCAGAAAAAGACCCGCCAGAGCTCAGCGGAAGACGACACCCTGGCCTGCCCCGAGTGCGGCTTCACCCGTGCGCATCTCAAGAAGATCGGCCGCATGGGCTGCCCGGAGTGCTATCTGACCTTCGGCGACGACATGGACAACATGCTGCGCGCCATGCACAAGGGCACCCGCCATGTGGGCAAGGTGCCGGGACGTCAGGTCGCTCCGACTCCGCACGCCTCGTCTGGGGCCGCTCCCGCGCCTGCCCCCAAGGCAGAGCGTCCTGCGCCCCCCGCCACCCCGCCTCCGCCGCCTGCTCCTGCGCCCGTGAGCCCCAAGAAAAAACTTGCTGACCTCAAGGCCGCCATCGATCGGGCGGTGATGGAGGAGCGCTATGAAGATGCCGCCCGCCTCCGTGATGAGGTGAGGGCCATCGAAAGCAAGGCCTGA
- a CDS encoding AAA family ATPase, whose product MNNFTPRAQQVLALARKEADRFNHNYVGTEHLLLGLIKLGQGVAVNVLTKLGVDLDTVRMQVEQQVGSGPDTKMVGNIPYTPRVKKVLALASKEAKALNHSYVGTEHLLLGLLREGEGVAAQVLRSLDVNLEKARNEILKELDPNFGNEEEEEESENAPSVGGSKKDSKTPALRAFGRDLTELAQKGELDPVIGRAGEIERVIQILCRRTKNNPVLIGEAGVGKTAIVEGLAQEIAQGNVPEILRDKKVIVLDLALMVAGTKYRGQFEERIKAVMDEIRRTKNVILFLDELHTIVGAGSAEGAMDASNILKPSLSRGELQCVGATTLNEYRKYIEKDAALERRFQQVKVDEPSVEDAIRILEGLKGKYESHHKAKYGPKALATAVHLSSRYLPARFLPDKAIDIMDEAGAKARISAMTRPPELKVIEAEIEEIRGEKEVAIKEQDFEKAAHLRDKEKAAKKRHDDVLDKWRTNNTERIVDVTEEDIMAVVSKWTGVPLQRMEQAEAEKLLRMEEELKKRIIGQDEAVIAISKALRRSRADLKDPKRPIGSFIFLGPTGVGKTFLAKNLAEFMFGSAESLIQLDMSEYMEKHTASRLIGAPPGYVGYEEGGQLSEAVRRRPYSVVLFDEVEKAHPDVMHLLLQILEEGQITDNFGRKIDFRNTVIILTSNIGAETIKRQTSLGFGAIQQDVADHGGMKDKVMEAAKKFFKPEFINRLDDIVVFHMLERTELSQIVDLEISKVLARLKNKRITLTLDDSAREFLMKEGYDPQYGARPMRRAVEKNIEDPLAEALLRGEVKEGDTVKVINEPGAKLLKFISLGESGPEEHAAASSNPEGNA is encoded by the coding sequence ATGAATAACTTTACCCCTCGCGCCCAGCAAGTGCTGGCGCTGGCCCGCAAAGAAGCGGACCGCTTCAACCACAATTATGTGGGGACGGAGCATCTCCTGCTCGGCCTGATCAAGCTAGGGCAGGGTGTCGCTGTCAACGTACTCACCAAGCTGGGTGTGGACCTGGACACGGTCCGCATGCAGGTGGAGCAACAGGTGGGAAGCGGCCCTGACACCAAGATGGTGGGCAACATTCCCTACACGCCCCGTGTGAAGAAAGTGCTCGCCCTCGCTTCGAAAGAGGCCAAGGCGCTGAACCACTCCTATGTGGGCACGGAGCACCTCCTCCTCGGCCTTCTGCGTGAAGGTGAGGGCGTGGCCGCGCAAGTGCTGCGCAGCCTCGACGTGAATCTCGAGAAGGCCCGCAACGAGATCCTCAAAGAGCTCGACCCCAACTTTGGCAACGAAGAGGAAGAGGAAGAGAGCGAAAACGCCCCCTCCGTCGGTGGTTCCAAGAAGGACAGCAAGACCCCGGCTCTCCGCGCCTTTGGCCGTGACCTGACCGAGCTCGCCCAGAAGGGTGAGCTGGATCCGGTGATCGGCCGCGCCGGGGAGATTGAGCGCGTCATTCAGATCCTGTGCCGCCGTACCAAGAACAACCCCGTGTTGATCGGTGAGGCTGGCGTGGGCAAGACCGCCATTGTGGAAGGTCTGGCTCAGGAAATCGCCCAGGGCAACGTGCCCGAAATTCTGCGCGACAAGAAAGTGATCGTCCTGGACCTCGCCCTCATGGTGGCGGGCACCAAGTACCGCGGTCAGTTTGAAGAGCGCATCAAGGCCGTGATGGACGAGATCCGCCGCACGAAGAACGTCATCCTCTTCCTGGACGAGCTGCACACCATCGTGGGTGCGGGCAGTGCAGAAGGCGCGATGGACGCCAGCAACATTTTGAAACCCTCCCTCAGCCGTGGTGAGCTGCAGTGCGTGGGCGCGACCACCCTTAACGAGTACCGCAAGTACATTGAGAAGGACGCCGCCCTCGAGCGTCGCTTCCAGCAGGTGAAGGTGGATGAGCCCAGCGTGGAAGACGCCATCCGCATCTTGGAAGGTCTGAAGGGCAAGTACGAAAGCCACCACAAGGCCAAGTACGGTCCCAAGGCCCTTGCGACGGCGGTGCATCTCAGCAGCCGCTACCTGCCCGCGCGCTTCCTGCCGGACAAGGCCATCGACATCATGGATGAAGCAGGCGCCAAGGCCCGCATCTCCGCCATGACCCGGCCGCCAGAGTTGAAAGTCATCGAAGCCGAGATCGAAGAGATCCGCGGCGAGAAGGAAGTGGCCATCAAGGAGCAGGACTTCGAGAAAGCCGCGCACCTGCGCGACAAGGAGAAGGCTGCGAAGAAGCGCCACGACGATGTGCTCGACAAATGGCGCACCAACAACACGGAGCGCATCGTGGATGTGACCGAAGAGGACATCATGGCCGTGGTGAGCAAGTGGACCGGTGTGCCGCTTCAACGCATGGAGCAGGCCGAGGCCGAGAAGCTCCTCCGCATGGAAGAAGAGCTCAAGAAGCGTATCATTGGCCAGGACGAAGCCGTCATCGCCATCAGCAAGGCGCTGCGCCGCAGCCGTGCGGATCTCAAGGATCCCAAGCGCCCCATCGGGTCGTTCATCTTCCTGGGCCCCACGGGCGTGGGCAAGACCTTCCTGGCGAAGAACCTCGCCGAGTTCATGTTCGGCTCCGCAGAGTCGCTCATCCAGCTCGACATGTCCGAGTACATGGAGAAACACACCGCGAGCCGCCTCATCGGAGCGCCTCCCGGGTATGTGGGGTATGAAGAGGGCGGTCAGCTCTCTGAGGCGGTTCGTCGCCGCCCCTACAGCGTGGTGCTCTTTGACGAAGTGGAAAAAGCCCACCCGGATGTGATGCACCTGCTGCTTCAGATCCTGGAAGAAGGCCAGATCACGGACAACTTCGGTCGCAAGATCGACTTCCGGAACACAGTCATCATCCTCACGTCCAACATCGGTGCTGAGACCATCAAGCGCCAGACCAGCCTCGGCTTCGGTGCCATCCAGCAGGATGTGGCCGACCACGGCGGGATGAAGGACAAGGTGATGGAGGCCGCCAAGAAGTTCTTCAAGCCGGAGTTCATCAACCGTCTGGACGACATCGTGGTGTTCCACATGCTGGAGCGCACAGAACTCAGCCAGATCGTGGACCTGGAGATCTCCAAGGTGCTTGCCCGTCTGAAGAACAAGCGTATCACGCTGACTCTGGACGACAGCGCCCGCGAGTTCCTCATGAAAGAGGGCTATGATCCTCAATACGGAGCCCGCCCCATGCGCCGCGCCGTGGAGAAGAACATCGAAGACCCCCTCGCTGAAGCCCTGCTGCGCGGTGAAGTGAAGGAAGGCGACACCGTCAAGGTCATCAATGAACCAGGAGCCAAACTCCTCAAGTTCATCAGCCTCGGCGAGTCTGGCCCCGAAGAGCACGCCGCCGCCTCCTCCAATCCAGAGGGGAATGCGTAA
- a CDS encoding thiol-disulfide oxidoreductase DCC family protein: MSDSPPPVPAGQSASPVVLFDGVCNLCAWAVQFIISRDPAGKFRFASLQSDTGRRLMEEHGLNPGQLDSFVLVENGRSYTESTAALKVSRHLSGLWPICHICIILPHFVRDPLYRLIARNRYRWFGKKDSCLMPTPELRARFLN; this comes from the coding sequence GTGAGTGACTCCCCCCCTCCCGTTCCCGCCGGACAATCTGCCAGCCCGGTGGTCCTCTTCGATGGTGTTTGCAATCTCTGCGCCTGGGCGGTGCAGTTCATCATCAGCCGCGATCCCGCTGGAAAGTTCCGCTTCGCCTCACTGCAATCTGACACGGGCCGCCGCCTGATGGAAGAGCACGGCCTGAACCCCGGGCAGCTCGACAGCTTTGTGCTGGTGGAGAATGGCCGGTCCTACACGGAGAGCACTGCGGCGCTGAAGGTGAGCCGACATCTCTCCGGCCTCTGGCCCATCTGTCATATTTGTATCATCCTGCCGCACTTTGTGCGCGATCCCCTGTATCGCCTCATCGCCCGCAACCGCTACCGGTGGTTTGGCAAAAAGGATTCCTGTCTCATGCCGACCCCGGAACTGCGGGCAAGATTCCTGAACTGA